In one window of Methanoculleus chikugoensis DNA:
- a CDS encoding tetratricopeptide repeat protein yields the protein MPQLVTPETPRKGNGRDTSRAYSHVATEGPHDPAALNNRGVALERQGRYEEALAAFSAAILCDNDDVYAWNNRAVILARLDRPQEAALACRQALTIDRSCIFALVTYGMVLGRLGNYHEAENVLAVAEDLDPQARALYPGDSTMTRA from the coding sequence ATGCCCCAATTGGTTACACCGGAGACGCCCCGTAAGGGCAATGGCAGAGATACGTCACGGGCGTACAGCCACGTCGCCACGGAGGGTCCGCATGACCCGGCCGCCCTGAACAACCGGGGTGTGGCGCTTGAGAGGCAGGGACGCTACGAAGAAGCGCTCGCTGCATTCAGTGCGGCGATACTCTGCGACAACGATGATGTCTATGCCTGGAACAACCGGGCGGTGATCCTCGCCCGGCTCGATCGCCCCCAGGAAGCGGCCCTTGCGTGCAGGCAGGCGCTCACGATCGACCGGTCGTGCATCTTTGCTCTGGTGACGTACGGCATGGTACTCGGCAGGCTCGGGAACTACCATGAGGCCGAGAATGTTCTTGCGGTGGCCGAAGACCTCGATCCGCAGGCCCGGGCGCTTTACCCGGGGGACTCGACGATGACCCGGGCCTGA